From Streptomyces sp. HUAS MG91, the proteins below share one genomic window:
- the trpB gene encoding tryptophan synthase subunit beta: MPSEYFIPDPDGQIPSAEGYFGAFGGKFIPEALVAAVDEVAVEYDKAKNDPEFARELDDLLVHYTGRPSALTEVPRFAEHAGGARVFLKREDLNHTGSHKINNVLGQALLTKRMGKTRVIAETGAGQHGVATATACALLGLDCKIYMGEIDTQRQALNVARMRMLGAEVEAVTSGSRTLKDAINEAFRDWVANVDETHYLFGTVAGPHPFPAMVRDFHRVIGVEARRQILERAGRLPDAAIACVGGGSNAIGLFHAFIPDAGVRLIGCEPAGHGVETGEHAATLSAGNPGILHGSRSYVLQDDEGQITEPYSISAGLDYPGIGPEHAYLKDSGRGEYRAVTDDQAMQALRLLSQTEGIIPAIESAHALAGALDVGKELGKDGLIVINLSGRGDKDMDTAARYFGLYDTEATEGESK; the protein is encoded by the coding sequence ATGCCCAGCGAGTACTTCATCCCTGACCCCGACGGTCAGATCCCCAGCGCCGAGGGCTACTTCGGCGCGTTCGGCGGCAAGTTCATCCCGGAGGCGCTCGTCGCCGCCGTGGACGAGGTCGCCGTCGAGTACGACAAGGCCAAGAACGACCCCGAGTTCGCCCGCGAGCTCGACGACCTCCTCGTGCACTACACGGGCCGCCCGAGCGCCCTCACCGAGGTACCGCGGTTCGCCGAACACGCGGGCGGCGCCCGGGTGTTCCTCAAGCGCGAGGACCTGAACCACACCGGCTCGCACAAGATCAACAACGTGCTCGGCCAGGCCCTGCTCACCAAGCGCATGGGCAAGACCCGCGTGATCGCCGAGACCGGCGCCGGCCAGCACGGCGTCGCCACGGCCACCGCCTGCGCGCTGCTCGGCCTCGACTGCAAGATCTACATGGGCGAGATCGACACCCAGCGTCAGGCCCTGAACGTGGCCCGGATGCGCATGCTGGGCGCCGAGGTCGAGGCCGTCACGTCCGGCAGCCGCACCCTCAAGGACGCCATCAACGAGGCGTTCCGCGACTGGGTCGCCAACGTCGACGAGACGCACTACCTCTTCGGCACCGTCGCCGGACCGCACCCCTTCCCGGCGATGGTCCGCGACTTCCACCGCGTCATCGGCGTCGAGGCCCGCCGCCAGATCCTGGAGCGCGCGGGGCGGCTGCCCGACGCCGCGATCGCCTGCGTCGGCGGCGGCTCCAACGCCATCGGCCTGTTCCACGCCTTCATCCCGGACGCCGGCGTCCGCCTGATCGGCTGCGAGCCGGCCGGCCACGGCGTCGAGACCGGCGAGCACGCGGCGACCCTGTCCGCGGGCAACCCCGGCATCCTGCACGGTTCACGGTCGTACGTCCTCCAGGACGACGAGGGCCAGATCACCGAGCCCTACTCGATCTCGGCGGGCCTGGACTACCCGGGCATCGGCCCCGAGCACGCCTACCTGAAGGACTCCGGCCGCGGCGAGTACCGCGCGGTCACCGACGACCAGGCCATGCAGGCGCTGCGGCTGCTGTCGCAGACCGAGGGCATCATCCCGGCCATCGAGTCGGCGCACGCCCTCGCGGGCGCCCTCGACGTCGGCAAGGAGCTCGGCAAGGACGGACTGATCGTCATCAACCTGTCCGGGCGCGGCGACAAGGACATGGACACCGCCGCCCGCTACTTCGGTCTCTACGACACCGAGGCCACCGAGGGGGAGTCCAAGTGA
- a CDS encoding CoA ester lyase, translated as MSTLYVTWLYVPGDRPDVVAKALGSGADVVLVDLEDAVAPDRKAYALDATAELLADKHPVPVHVRVNALDGPLAEQEVRRLTGLPGLGALRLPKVTGAADLTRVADWAGAAPPLYALLESALGIEHAYDIAGHPAVHGIALGEADLRADLGVADATGLSWVRGRAVVAARAARLPPPPQSVYPDIRDTAGLARSCAEGRALGFLGRTAIHPRQLPVIEEAFRPTEAEVAAARDIVSAAAADAGALALADGRFVDPAVVAGAHRVLDLAAR; from the coding sequence ATGAGCACGTTGTACGTCACCTGGCTGTACGTCCCCGGGGACCGCCCCGATGTGGTCGCCAAGGCGCTGGGCTCCGGCGCCGATGTCGTCCTGGTCGACCTGGAGGACGCGGTCGCCCCCGACCGCAAGGCCTACGCGCTCGACGCGACCGCCGAACTCCTCGCCGACAAGCACCCGGTACCGGTGCACGTCCGGGTCAACGCGCTCGACGGACCGCTCGCCGAGCAGGAGGTGCGCCGCCTGACCGGGCTGCCCGGACTGGGCGCGCTGCGCCTGCCGAAGGTGACCGGCGCGGCAGACCTGACCCGCGTCGCCGACTGGGCGGGTGCGGCGCCGCCGCTGTACGCGCTCCTCGAATCGGCCCTCGGCATCGAGCACGCCTACGACATCGCGGGCCATCCCGCCGTGCACGGCATCGCGCTCGGTGAGGCCGACCTCCGCGCCGACCTGGGCGTCGCGGACGCGACGGGTCTGTCCTGGGTGCGCGGCCGGGCGGTGGTCGCCGCCCGTGCGGCCCGGCTGCCTCCGCCGCCGCAGTCCGTCTACCCGGACATCCGGGACACCGCGGGCCTGGCCCGCTCCTGCGCCGAGGGGCGTGCGCTCGGTTTCCTGGGGCGCACCGCGATCCATCCGCGGCAGCTGCCGGTGATCGAGGAGGCGTTCCGTCCGACGGAGGCCGAGGTGGCGGCGGCCCGCGACATCGTCTCCGCGGCGGCCGCCGATGCGGGGGCGCTGGCGCTGGCGGACGGCCGTTTCGTGGACCCCGCCGTCGTCGCGGGCGCGCACCGGGTCCTCGACCTGGCGGCCCGATGA
- the trpA gene encoding tryptophan synthase subunit alpha gives MSGNLQLLSDTLAGARAEGRAALIAYLPAGFPSVDGGIEAVKAAFDGGADVVEVGLPHSDPVLDGPVIQTADDIALRGGLKIKDVMRTVREAFEATGKPVLVMTYWNPIYIYGVERFTTELAEAGGAGCILPDLPVQESAEWRQHAEKNGLGTVFVVAPSSQDARLATITAAGSGFVYAASLMGVTGTRESVGNQAKELVDRTRATTELPVCVGLGVSNAVQAREVASFADGVIVGSAFVKRMLDAPDEKAGLEGVRALAAELAEGVRGTK, from the coding sequence GTGAGCGGGAACCTTCAGCTGCTGTCCGACACCCTCGCCGGTGCCCGGGCCGAGGGCCGCGCCGCCCTCATCGCCTACCTCCCGGCCGGCTTCCCGTCGGTCGACGGCGGCATCGAGGCGGTCAAGGCCGCCTTCGACGGCGGCGCCGACGTGGTCGAGGTGGGCCTGCCGCACTCCGACCCGGTGCTCGACGGCCCGGTCATCCAGACCGCCGACGACATCGCGCTGCGCGGCGGCCTCAAGATCAAGGACGTCATGCGCACCGTGCGCGAGGCGTTCGAGGCGACCGGCAAGCCGGTGCTCGTCATGACGTACTGGAACCCGATCTACATCTACGGCGTCGAGCGGTTCACCACCGAGCTCGCCGAGGCCGGCGGCGCGGGCTGCATCCTGCCCGACCTGCCGGTGCAGGAGTCCGCCGAATGGCGGCAGCACGCCGAGAAGAACGGCCTCGGCACCGTCTTCGTCGTCGCGCCCAGCAGCCAGGACGCGCGCCTCGCCACCATCACCGCGGCCGGTTCCGGCTTCGTCTACGCGGCCTCGCTGATGGGCGTCACCGGCACCCGCGAGTCGGTCGGCAACCAGGCCAAGGAACTCGTCGACCGCACCCGGGCCACCACCGAACTGCCGGTCTGCGTCGGCCTCGGCGTCTCCAACGCGGTGCAGGCCCGGGAGGTCGCCTCCTTCGCGGACGGGGTCATCGTCGGCTCAGCGTTCGTGAAGCGGATGCTGGACGCCCCCGACGAGAAGGCCGGCCTGGAGGGCGTGCGGGCCCTCGCCGCCGAGCTCGCCGAAGGTGTACGGGGCACGAAGTAA
- a CDS encoding thioredoxin domain-containing protein, translating into MSEKNREGKRAARERLAAEREKQKAAEKRRRTLIVGASVVCVLGLAAVIGVVAANSGGDGDSDTASGPVSAPQGAAGTDKLAIPVGQDTAKSTLTIWEDFRCPACKAFEDSYRTTLHELTDAGKLKVEYHLVTLIDSNMGGSGSLRAGNAAGCAQDAGKFRDYHDVLYENQPEETDDAFSKNSKLLDLAGKVDGLTTDTFTSCVNGGKHDTWIQKSYKKFQDDKLSGTPTVILNGKTLDLNSLTPQKLKEQVEAADK; encoded by the coding sequence GTGAGTGAGAAGAACCGTGAGGGAAAGCGCGCCGCCCGCGAGCGACTGGCCGCGGAGCGCGAGAAGCAGAAGGCCGCGGAGAAGCGGCGCCGGACGTTGATCGTGGGCGCGAGCGTCGTCTGTGTGCTCGGCCTGGCCGCCGTGATCGGCGTGGTCGCCGCCAATTCCGGTGGCGACGGCGACAGTGACACCGCGTCCGGCCCGGTGAGCGCGCCGCAGGGCGCCGCCGGCACCGACAAGCTGGCGATCCCCGTCGGCCAGGACACCGCCAAGTCGACCCTCACCATCTGGGAGGACTTCCGCTGCCCGGCGTGCAAGGCCTTCGAGGACTCGTACCGCACGACCCTCCACGAGCTGACCGACGCGGGGAAGCTGAAGGTCGAGTACCACCTCGTCACCCTCATCGACTCGAACATGGGCGGCAGCGGCTCCCTGCGCGCGGGCAACGCGGCGGGCTGCGCCCAGGACGCCGGGAAGTTCCGCGACTACCACGACGTGCTGTACGAGAACCAGCCGGAGGAGACGGACGACGCGTTCTCCAAGAACAGCAAGCTGCTCGACCTGGCGGGCAAGGTCGACGGCCTGACCACGGACACCTTCACGTCCTGTGTGAACGGCGGCAAGCACGACACCTGGATCCAGAAGAGCTACAAGAAGTTCCAGGACGACAAGCTCTCGGGCACCCCGACGGTGATCCTGAACGGCAAGACGCTCGACCTGAACTCGCTGACGCCGCAGAAGCTGAAGGAGCAGGTGGAGGCCGCTGACAAGTAG
- a CDS encoding CoA transferase, giving the protein MTTPRQHTADGPLTGLKVLDLATLFAGPLCATMLGDFGAEVVKIEHPRKPDPSRGHGPSKDGVGLWWKTLGRNKKNLTLDLSSPGGREVLLRLVAESDVVIENFRPGTLEKWQLGWDELSAANPRLVLARVTGFGQFGPYARRPGFGTLAEAMSGFAAITGQPDGPPTLPPFGLADSIAALATSYAVMAALRGRDTTGRGQVVDMAIIEPMLAILGPQATWYDQLGYVQPRTGNRSTNNAPRNTYRTSDDKWVAVSTSAQSIAERVMRLVGRPEVIDEEWFATGAGRAAHADELDAAVGGWIAAHTRDEVVTAFEKAEAAIAPINDIRDVLDDEQYRALETVTELPDPDLGTVKMQNVLFRLSETPGGIRWTGRGHGADTDEILSGLGLSQAEVAALREAGAV; this is encoded by the coding sequence ATGACGACCCCGCGACAGCACACCGCCGACGGCCCGCTGACCGGGCTGAAGGTCCTCGACCTGGCCACCCTCTTCGCCGGTCCGCTCTGCGCGACGATGCTCGGCGACTTCGGCGCCGAGGTCGTCAAGATCGAGCACCCGCGCAAGCCGGACCCCTCGCGCGGCCACGGCCCGTCCAAGGACGGCGTCGGCCTGTGGTGGAAGACGCTCGGCCGCAACAAGAAGAACCTCACCCTCGACCTCTCCTCCCCCGGCGGCCGCGAGGTCCTGCTCAGGCTGGTCGCCGAGTCGGACGTCGTCATCGAGAACTTCCGCCCCGGCACCCTGGAGAAGTGGCAGCTGGGCTGGGACGAGCTGAGCGCCGCCAACCCGCGCCTCGTGCTCGCCCGCGTCACCGGCTTCGGCCAGTTCGGCCCGTACGCGCGCCGCCCCGGATTCGGCACGCTGGCCGAGGCCATGTCCGGCTTCGCCGCGATCACCGGCCAGCCGGACGGACCCCCGACGCTGCCCCCGTTCGGCCTCGCCGACTCCATCGCCGCGCTCGCCACCTCGTACGCGGTCATGGCGGCGCTGCGCGGCCGGGACACCACCGGCCGCGGCCAGGTCGTCGACATGGCGATCATCGAGCCGATGCTGGCGATCCTCGGCCCGCAGGCCACCTGGTACGACCAGCTCGGCTACGTCCAGCCGCGCACCGGGAACCGCTCCACGAACAACGCGCCCCGCAACACGTACCGCACCAGCGACGACAAGTGGGTCGCGGTCTCCACCTCCGCCCAGTCGATCGCGGAGCGCGTGATGCGCCTGGTGGGGCGCCCCGAGGTCATCGACGAGGAGTGGTTCGCGACGGGCGCCGGCCGGGCCGCGCACGCGGACGAGCTGGACGCCGCGGTCGGCGGCTGGATCGCGGCGCACACCCGCGACGAGGTGGTGACGGCCTTCGAGAAGGCGGAGGCGGCGATCGCGCCGATCAACGACATCCGTGACGTGCTCGACGACGAGCAGTACCGGGCCCTGGAGACGGTCACCGAGCTGCCCGACCCGGACCTCGGCACGGTGAAGATGCAGAACGTCCTCTTCCGCCTCTCCGAGACCCCCGGCGGGATCCGCTGGACGGGCCGCGGGCACGGCGCGGACACCGACGAGATCCTGTCCGGCCTCGGCCTGTCGCAGGCGGAAGTCGCCGCCCTGCGCGAGGCTGGTGCGGTATGA
- the lgt gene encoding prolipoprotein diacylglyceryl transferase, with translation MELAYIPSPSRGVVHLGPIPLRGYAFCIIIGVFLAVWLGNRRWIARGGRAGTVADIAVWAVPFGLVGGRLYHVITDYELYFSEGRDWVDAFKIWEGGLGIWGAIALGAVGAWIGCRRRGIPLPAWADALAPGIALAQAAGRWGNWFNQELYGKPTDLPWALKITSDTDGRVPGTYHPTFLYESLWCIGVALLVIWADRRFKLGHGRAFALYVASYCVGRFWIEWMRVDDAHHILGLRLNDWTAMLIFLLAVVYMVVSAKVRPGREEVVEPVTGDSDSVVDLDKGEPEPDSGSEPKSDAEKEASAEAEPATEAEAKKG, from the coding sequence ATGGAACTTGCCTACATCCCCAGCCCGTCGCGCGGGGTCGTCCACCTCGGACCGATCCCGCTGCGCGGCTACGCGTTCTGCATCATCATCGGCGTCTTCCTGGCCGTCTGGCTCGGGAACAGGCGCTGGATCGCCCGCGGCGGGCGGGCCGGCACGGTTGCCGACATCGCCGTCTGGGCGGTGCCGTTCGGCCTGGTCGGCGGGCGCCTCTACCACGTGATCACGGACTACGAGCTGTACTTCAGCGAGGGCCGTGACTGGGTGGACGCCTTCAAGATCTGGGAGGGCGGCCTCGGCATCTGGGGCGCCATCGCGCTCGGCGCGGTCGGCGCCTGGATCGGCTGCCGCCGCCGTGGCATCCCGCTCCCGGCCTGGGCCGACGCCCTCGCGCCCGGCATCGCGCTGGCCCAGGCCGCCGGCCGCTGGGGCAACTGGTTCAACCAGGAGCTGTACGGCAAGCCGACCGACCTTCCGTGGGCACTGAAGATCACCTCCGACACCGACGGCCGGGTTCCTGGCACCTACCACCCGACGTTCCTGTACGAGTCGCTGTGGTGCATCGGCGTCGCGCTGCTCGTCATCTGGGCCGACCGCAGGTTCAAGCTCGGGCATGGGCGGGCGTTCGCGCTGTACGTCGCGTCGTACTGCGTGGGGCGGTTCTGGATCGAGTGGATGCGCGTGGACGACGCGCACCACATTCTGGGGCTGCGGCTCAACGACTGGACCGCGATGCTCATCTTCCTGCTCGCCGTGGTCTACATGGTGGTGTCGGCGAAGGTGCGGCCCGGGCGCGAAGAGGTGGTCGAGCCTGTCACCGGGGACTCCGACTCCGTCGTGGACCTGGACAAGGGTGAGCCCGAGCCGGATTCCGGCTCTGAGCCGAAGTCGGATGCCGAGAAGGAGGCCTCCGCGGAGGCCGAGCCTGCGACTGAGGCTGAGGCCAAGAAGGGGTGA